Sequence from the Lycium ferocissimum isolate CSIRO_LF1 unplaced genomic scaffold, AGI_CSIRO_Lferr_CH_V1 ctg8773, whole genome shotgun sequence genome:
TCCTTTGGAAAAATGCCAATAACTGAAgttaatgggaaaaaaaaaaaaaaaagacgtgGGAAACGTAATATCCAAAGTGATTATCCacggtggaaaaaaaaaagagtatattcTTTGAACTTCCGTATTGGGAGTTTAACTCATTACGTCACAATCTTGATGTAATGCATATTGAGAAAAATGTGTGTGACAATGTGATAAATACTTTGCTCAATGAAACCGGAAAGTCAAAAGATCACGTTAATGCTCGAAAAGACCTACAATCAATGGGCATAAAATCTGATCTTTGGCCTGATGAGCATGGAGATTATCCCTCTGCTATTTTTACTATGACAAATGAACagaaagatatttttttaaggaCTTTAATGAATGTGGTTGTTCCAGATGTTACTCAAGCAATATCTCGAGATGTGTTGATGTGAAGCAACGAAGATTATTTGGGTTGAAAAGTCATGATTGCCATATTCTTATGCAGCAACTATTACCGATAGCGTTGAGGACCGCATTACATGGCTTAGTGTCTGCAGTTATAGCCTGATCTTTCATCATTTTTTCGGAGTTATGTTCTAAAGTGTTGAATCCATGGACCTTGATAACCTCCAAAATCAAATCATTCTCACTTTGTGTCATTTAGAAATGATATTtcctccatctttctttcttgtcATGGTTCACTTAGTTGTTCATTTAGTTGATGAAGTGAGACGTGGTGGCCCGGTACATTATCGATGGATGTATCCTATAGAAAGGCAACCTTATTTTGCTAAGTTGTTTATCCACTTTGTTTAGCTATATAAGTTGCATTGTCTAAATCAGTAATTGTTTAATCACACAGGTTCTTGGGGCTTTTGAAGTCTTTTTTACGTAATATGGCGCAACCTGAAGGCTCAATTGCTGAAGGTTATTTGGCAGATGAAATTCTAACATTCTGCTCAAGATATTTTGAAGATGTCGAGACAAGAATGAATAGGCTGAGGCGTGCGGATGATAAACCGATGATGTTGGATATCATGAAAAGGAAACTATGTTCCCAAAAATTGGCAAATCGAAGAAGCGGGTTCATATTTTAAGCTACCACCAATGCGAAGCTACAAAGCACATCGTCATGTGTTAATTAATTGTCCAAAGCGATTGACCCATTTATCCGGTAAGTAAATTAAATGCAATCTAGTAGATTTTTGCGTGTGATTTTATCTAGCAAGAGTAGCCAAGTAGTtgtgattttatcataattatatgCAACGTTTTCATTTCTCTACGCTCTCTATTTTCTTATCATCGACTCTTATAGCTACGTGTCGCTAATCGGTTTTCCTACCCATTCATTACTGTTGCTTTGATTTGTGCTATTTAATTCACGAAAATTAATCTAACCAACCAGCTAATTACAGAAGTGGGATTCCAATTGTACTCCATATTTTGTTAACTTATTTTCTACACGTGGAATTTATTTAAACAAAGAGAAGGTTAAGGAGTCGAACTCGGTCGGAATCTACGATAGATAAAATTGTGCACAAAGAATTTGTTACCGGTTTCAAAAGCGAGTAAGTGAAAGTTATGTCATTTTTGCTTCCTACTTTGGAAATTTAATCAATCATGAATTTATATGGCTCATTTTCAATGCCAGATTTTGAATGACGTCAACGAGCATTCCAGGGAACTTAGGTGGCTTGCAGTTGGACCACTTGAAGAAGCTAAGAGATTTACTTCATACAATGTCAATGGGTTCAAATTTAGAACTCTATCACGAGAGCGGCTGAAAACTCAAACTCGTGGAGTATTTGGTACATTTGATACTAGAAGTTATGCAAGCAACCGTGACAACAATATGGTAGTTGGAGGTGTTCCGTATTACGGAAAATTGGTGGACATAATCGAATTGAACTACAATGGTCAATTTACGGTTACATTGTTCAAGTGTCAATGGCTAATACCACTACTGATAGAGGCATAAAAAAAGACGAGTTGGGATTTACGAGTGTTAACTTTTCCCATTTGATACATCTTGGTGATCGGGAAGAGCATGAGCCGTATATATTGGCATCACGGTGCCCAACTTGTATATTACGTTGATGATGAAAAGGAAAACGGTGGAGTGCTTTGTTGTTCATCTAAAACCAAGAGACTTGTATGACATGGGAGAAGAAACGAAGAAGAGTCCATTTATGATGTCATTTCTTCTTACAAGAAGACCGATTAGTCGGTTTCCTGATGGCGATCAAGATTTACGATTGACAAGGGATGAaatagaagatgaagataaaTATTATTTAGAAATATGACTACcagatttaaaaagttttaaacgAACACTGCTTCATCCAAACTGTTTGTTACACATTTAATTAGAGTTCCTCCACCTGTATAATAGGCTTCTGTCTTGACACTTGATGTTAATTTTGACTTCAATTTTCTCTATTAAAGTCTCTGCTTTTTAATTGGTTGTTGCTAAAATTATGCGTTACTAACTTTGCCTATATTTGCAGCAATGGCTAGGCCAAGAAGGTTCAAGGCTACACCACTTGATACAGAGATCACTTCTGCAAATTCTCATGAGGTTAGGTGTAAACACTTTAAGGTTGCACCACCTGAAGCTGGTTCTGCATCAAAAACTTGTACTGGAGCTCGTTCTGGTGCTTCGTCGTCTAATGGTAGTGACCATGTTAGCATGCCACCGACACATGGGCCCGAGTATGCTTCATCTCGAATACGATTcatcgatgatgatgatgtccCTCCTACTTCTAGTGAGACTATTGCAAGTAAGAAGAAGAGCTATTGGATTGTCAGTCTTATTAGTAAGCATCGTTACTACTCTTGTATTTTCGATTTGCTTGGCAACGATATTATTTAAAGTATGACAATTTTCGTTCTAGATGAGGGTGGTACCATTACAGAAGGAAGGCGAAGGTGCGAGATATTTGGTCACTTCCTACGGGTAAAAGGATTATCATCCCGTGCAATGAGCTTGGCCAACCAATAGATGATGCAGGTGGTCTCTTGGGTGGCTTCATGGGAGATTTAGGGTCTGACTTTTCTAAATTTCCTATGTGTTACAAGTCATGGCGTAAGGTTCCGATTTAACTACAAGAATAGCGTATATGACGACATTATACGGGTGCactattattatatttttttctgttGAAATAACTATTTATTTCTCCTAAGATGGAGTATGTTTCGGAAATTCCTGAAATATGGAATGTACGAATAGAAAATGATAAATTCagtaacttgaatatgaaaACGTCAGCCTTTCAATTTCTTTCTAAGTTCAAGTAGTCATTACAAATACGATACATTAGTTCTTGACTTTTTGGatttttgtgtttgtttatACTTGCACTAAGAGAATTGTTTAAAGCTGTTTTGTTATCATTGTTTTCTGCTTTCTTTTTACCTAACTTTTGGTCCCATCTTTGTTTTGTTATTTGTAGTGTGTTTCACCTTTTCTCTGTCTCCCAACAGCTTATAATAAATCTGTCGAATAATAGATGAAGATAGATGTCTGACTTGTTTAATGATATATTGTCTTATGCAAAAGAAGATTCTTGTGGAGGATGGTCGATTAAGAGACTACATGATGAAGAGTATTGGAAAGACATGGAAAGATACTAGATGTTCTCTCTATCATAGCTTTTATAAAGAGTCAACGACTTTTGAGGAAAATGTTGCAAGACGTCCCAGTGGAATTGATCTTGACCAGTGGACATGGTTTCTTCAATACCGCAAGGATAAGAAAACACAGGTAACATATTATTTGGTGGGTTCTTTAAGCTTCAAATCTCAAACCAATAGAGTTTGAGGTTTTGAACAATGCATAATATGCACAAAATTGCTTCAGCTCACAGTTGGCAATTCCACTTCTGCGTGCAGCCACAAAAAGCAACCAGCAGGCCCAACACTTTAATTTTTGGTTTAGATGGTTATTCTTACTATTTGGTCTAGGTAAATGTTTATGTAAACATTTCTCCGCTTATTTTCCTTCTAAAACCCACCTGTGCACACACCAAACTCCCTGTCCTTTAGCTTAAACCCAAACCTTTACCTTATCTGTTGGAcaaagggatttttttttcccgaaaATGTTGTTACATATATTAACTGTTTTATCcttatgtgtgtttgttgtggAGTGTTTAGACCCTGCATTTAATGATGATGTTATGGGTTTAATTGTTTTCAaagctgaaaaaaaaattcaactatGGCTTTTATTAATTCTTGGTTAATACAAGTGCAGAAGATGTGCAAGCAGAATGCTGAAAATCGACGGAAGCAAACTTACACACACACTAATGGTTCAAAAAGCTTACCTAGGAGAAAAGCTGAAGAGGTTTGTCAATTAAAAAGCTCAAGTTATTTGTTTcctgtttttcaaatttttcatgGTCTTATAGTTTTAAATATATGATTGTGGTCATAATAATGTAGGAGCGTAAACGTGGGAGACCAATGAGTAGAGGAGAGTTGTGGCCCTTGACTCACAAACGGAAAGACTCGACATATATGAATGAAGCAGCCAAGCTTATTGGTGTAAGTAATAATTGatcaattttctttatatacctaaaataaaaattcttatttaatGGTTGATACTAAATTTATGTAGGAGCAAATAGAGAGGATTGAAAGTCAGGATGGCGTGTCAAAGAAAATTTCAGAATTTGATTCACTTGCACAAGTGTTAGGAAAGGAGCACGCTGGTCGGGTTCGAGGAGTGGGTTATGGGCCGACACCTACTCaagtgtttggccaaacttgACCTATCAATTTAAGGGTGTATCTTCAACACAAGCTAATAGAGATCATGAAATGGAGGAGATGAAGTTGAAGATGCAGCAGCTTCAATCCGTGGTGGAAAGTGAGAGATCTAGAAGGCGTGCTCTTGAGAACTTTCTAACAAGATATATAGTCCAACAAGGAATGGAATTGCCGGCCGAGTTGGCTGATATGGATAGTCTTTGCGACGGTATGTTTTTACCTCTCTCTTGCCTATCTTTGGTTTACGGTAATTGATTCTTTGGCAACCATTAGAGTTCTAATATAttgttttgtttggttcatagtAATGACAATTGAAAAATCTTGATATATTGCTACTTTTGTGTGAATGTATTATACTCTTTaaactttggaaaacatttgaaTTTGTGTGCTGCTTGTGAAATCAATATGCGTCTGTCAAGTTAATCAGTTCACTATATCAGCCTCATCTATTTATTTTCCTCTGTTGCTAGTTCTAGGTGGAAATAGAACTAGCAACAGAGGGAAAAAAAGGTCTACTCCTTTGGCTTTTTGTGAAGGAATTTTTAAGTTGGTGCTTCAAGAAAAGGACAAGGTCAAATGAAGGTTTTATTTACATGGTTCTAAGGTTTAAATCATGTGGATGGTTTTGAAATTTGCAAATGGGAATGATGAGAAGCAAGTAGTAGTAAAAGTGAAGTGGCAGCTACAGTAATCACCATAATCTTTTCTTCtaccttttcttaaaaattagcTGCCTTTATTAAAAGTGTTAAACTTTGTGGTACTCAAGTAGTAGGTTATTCTTTATCCGAAAAGTGTTATTCCTTATTgttcttatttgttttttatgtttatattttcAGGCATCAAACAAGCCAAGACCATCTTCCTCATCCAAATGTTGAAACCCACAGCGATGCTAATCATGTTGTTCAATCTGGATTTTGCTTATGGATTTCAGTTCTAATTTTGTTAGCAATGAACTTGTTTTTCCGGAACTGTGGATTTTGCATCAGTTTATCAGATTTTAGTTCTTATATTTGGACAAATAGAAATTGTGTATGTCTTGTGATCAGATCTTTTGTTATATGACCAGAAGCTCTTTTAATTGCAGTGAGCTATATATTTTGCAAAAGttctttttctatttaattGCTATGTTGGTTATAGGTTGGAATATGTAAAAATTAGGCAAATTCTACAGAATGAAATGGGGTCAAACCGCAACAAATTGAATTGCAAATAGCCGGAAAATCGTATTTTTAGTTTTATGGGTTAAACCGTCGTAAAATCAACCTAAACCGCTGGGAAATCGTATATCAGTTACAAACCGCCGCTAAACCTAACAAAACCACCGGGAAATAGTAGCTCAGTTACAAATCGTCGCTAAACATAACCAAACCGCCTCTGTTTAGTAATTTGCTGTGGTTGTTCCAGCGGTTATACTAACCCGTCGGAAAAGGGTTTTCCGACCCCTTATCGAACGACGAGTCTAAGCTAACACGCTAATTTTATGCGGACAGTTTGAACCGTCGCAAAATAAAGGAACAAACTGCTGGGAAAAAGCGTTTTTACTGTAGTGTGTTGTTGAAAACCGGCAGTAATGGCTTTCAATGGGGAAGGAACGTGTGCGTTAAAGAAAATAGGGGAACTAATTGATATACCATCATAATGTCATAATATAAACGTTGTAAGAATACTTTTCATTAGTTAAATGGTTGCATCTTGCAACTATTATATTGTTtatattaaaggaaaactaatagtgtgtttatatatatatatatatatatatatatatatatatatatatatatatatatatatatatatactattatatTGTTtatattaaaggaaaactaatagtgtgtttatatatatatatatatatatatattatatgtatttggattaattatatatattatatgcaggTGTTAACTGACAATATGACTATGCAGGTGCTTGAAAGATTAACATATATTCACGTATTTCTATATGTATTTGGATATTATATTTGTATTGATTCGATTTAATTGTGATGATATATGCAGTTAATTTCTTCAGCATTCCGAATATGCAAGTGATGGCATCACGAAACTTACCATTAGATATGTATAATATTGGGGAAGGAAACCTACTATAGGTTTTTTTCTATAACCGACTGATGTCCGTCGATTTCGTCCCGAGGTATTTGACCGTTTCTTTAATAATGTGTACCTCTAGATGTGAGTTCtcactaatttttttcttatttttacagttctcgtcaaatctaacaaacagaGTTCGATGAATAGTTTGTCGGAGGCTAAAACTGTTAACTTTTGTTAAACTTAAGGACCAAAAccgttaagtgcatacttaagggactatttttaaccaaccctcatagttaagggaccatttttgttaacttatggtaaacttaaaggaccaaaaccgttaagtgcatagttaagggactattttgaacatactctcatagttaagggtccatttatgtccttttctcctttttattaCCATAACCCTAAATAATTTATAGCCATGTTCATGACACCATTTGGTATTCCATATTGGAGTCTTATAAATTGAGACATTGTAAAACTTTGTTGCAAAAAGAAATGATCACATTAGTTAAGAACATCACTCTTCTTGAATATAATGATATGAAAGCAGCACAAGAACAACCGATTATAGTAGTGCTCAGGAAGAGGAGGAATTTGACAATTCAAAGTATGATGAAGAGGAGGACAATAACTGAAGGAAGTTGCTAATGGAGGAGGAAATTGGTGGGAAGCTGTGTAATATCTtagatatttttatatatgatttttttcttttccccgaTGATACTTGCTCTTTCTTTTTGGGTTTGTTGGGTATGGAAAAAGATGAATTAGAGGAGAGCTACCTTTAAAACTCAAATGGCTTATGCACTTTCTATTTCGATGTT
This genomic interval carries:
- the LOC132045961 gene encoding uncharacterized protein LOC132045961 isoform X2, producing the protein MIYCLMQKKILVEDGRLRDYMMKSIGKTWKDTRCSLYHSFYKESTTFEENVARRPSGIDLDQWTWFLQYRKDKKTQPQKATSRPNTENRRKQTYTHTNGSKSLPRRKAEEERKRGRPMSRGELWPLTHKRKDSTYMNEAAKLIGEQIERIESQDGVSKKISEFDSLAQVLGKEHAGRVRGVGYGPTPTQVFGQT
- the LOC132045961 gene encoding uncharacterized protein LOC132045961 isoform X3, whose product is MIYCLMQKKILVEDGRLRDYMMKSIGKTWKDTRCSLYHSFYKESTTFEENVARRPSGIDLDQWTWFLQYRKDKKTQKMCKQNAENRRKQTYTHTNGSKSLPRRKAEEERKRGRPMSRGELWPLTHKRKDSTYMNEAAKLIGEQIERIESQDGVSKKISEFDSLAQVLGKEHAGRVRGVGYGPTPTQVFGQT
- the LOC132045961 gene encoding uncharacterized protein LOC132045961 isoform X1; its protein translation is MIYCLMQKKILVEDGRLRDYMMKSIGKTWKDTRCSLYHSFYKESTTFEENVARRPSGIDLDQWTWFLQYRKDKKTQVTYYLKMCKQNAENRRKQTYTHTNGSKSLPRRKAEEERKRGRPMSRGELWPLTHKRKDSTYMNEAAKLIGEQIERIESQDGVSKKISEFDSLAQVLGKEHAGRVRGVGYGPTPTQVFGQT